The sequence TGGTCTGTTTCGACAAGACCGGGACCCTCAGCGAGAACCGCCTACGGGTGACCGCCGTCGAACCGGTACCCGGATGCTCGCGGAAACAGGTGCTGGCCTACGCCGCCCGCACCGGGTGGTCGTCGAACGGCGGACCGCCGGATCACGCCACCGATGTCGCCATCGTGGATGCCGCCGACACCGAATCCGCGCCCGACGGCGACCGGACCCGGCAGGCCTACCTGCCGTTCCATTCCGGCCGCTCCTACGCCGCCGCGGTGTCCGGCACCCATCTCGCGGTCAAGGGTGCACCCGAGGTGATGCTCGAGTCCTTCGGCGCATCCGATGGTCCGCTTGCGGAGCGGGTGCAGTCGATGGCCACCGACGGTCTCCGGGTTATCGCCGTCGGGCAGCGCAACCTCACCGCGGCCGAAGCGGCGGCGGCTGCCGAGGACCCCGACGCCTTGGCACGACTATGCGAGCACGATCTCGTGCCCGTCGGGTTACTCGGCCTTGCCGACACTCCCCGCGCCGATGCCGCCGGCCTGCTGCCCGCGCTACGCGACCAGGGTGTCGGCATCCGGCTGATCACCGGAGACCACCCCGTCACCGCCATCGCCATCGCCGACGAATTGGGCATGCCCGTCACTCCGGACCAGGTGATCAGCGGCATCGACTGGGACGACCTCTCGCATCGCGAGCAGGAACGCGCCGTCGAGAGCTGCCTGGTCTTCGCCCGGATGTCCCCCGAACACAAGGTGCAGATCGTGCAGACCCTCGAGCGGATCGGGCGAGTGTGTGCCATGGTCGGCGACGGCGCCAACGACGCCGCCGCCATCCGGGCTGCCAGTGTCGGTATCGGAGTCGCGTCACACGGCAGCGCTCCCGCCCGCGGCGCGGCCGACGTCGTCCTCCTCGATGGCCAGGTCGGGGCATTGCTGGAGGCACTGGACGAGGGCCGCCAGTTGTGGCGGCGGGTGCAGGCCGCCGTAGCGGTGTTGGTGGGCGGCAACGCCGGGGAAGTGGCGTTCGCCCTCATCGGCAGCATCGCCACCGGCCGCTCCCCGTTGAACGCGCGCCAGTTGTTGTTGGTGAACATGCTCACCGACGCGCTCCCCGCGGCGGCCCTGGCGGTCAGCGCGACCAACCACAATGGAAACGGCATCGCCCACGGTCCGGACGAGGCAGCGCTGCTGCGCACCGTCGCATTCCGTGGCACGACCACCGCCGCCGGAGCCACAGCAGCCTGGGCCATGGCCAGCCTGACCGGCGGTCCGCAGCGTGCCTCCACCGTCGCCCTGGTCGCACTGATCGGAACCCAGCTCGGACAGATTCTGCTCGACTCCCGCAGCCCGCTCGTCGTGACTACCTCCGTCGGGTCACTCGCCGTCATGGCCGCGTTGATCAGCACCCCGGGAGTGAGCCAATTCCTCGGTTGCGTGCCCCTCGGGCCGCTGGGGTGGACGCAGGGTCTCGGTTCGGCCGCAGCGGCAACGGCCGCGGCCGCGATCGCCCCCGACCTACTCGCTCGCACACCCGGAATCAGCCGCACGATCGGCAAAGTACTCCGCACCGACCGCACCCTGTCTTTCACGACGGTTCCCGGCGATCTCGTGGACAGGCGGAAGGATTGAGGTTCAGTCGATGATCTCGACCACACCCGCCCGTACCAGCAGCGCGTACAACTCGCGCAACGGCGGAGTAAACGCCTGCGCCACCACGGACACGATCGGATCCGCACCGACGTCAATTCCTGTTTTCGCCACGCCGCCACGATGCCGACCCGAAACCAACTCCCGGTAAACGCCACACAGTGCGGAGGCAACCAATGTCCGACACCCCAAAAACCGGCCCGTCCCACCGGGACACCGTCGAACGCGTCCGCCACGCCGAGCGCTTCGCCGTGAACCTCCCGATCATCGGACGGGTGGGCATCCCGCCGCCCGAGCATCTCGCCTTCTACGCCGCCCTCGGCACCCTCGCGGCACTCGAGATCATCGAATGGCCCGTCGCCGTGATCATCGCCGCAGGCCATGTTCTGGCCGCCGAGGAACATCACCGCACCGGGCAAGAGATCGGTGACGCCCTCAAGCGGACATCATGACTCCCGGGCGGATTGGGCCGACACAGAACGATAGTGGGGTGCGATGCTCGATCGAGCCCCACTGAGACCGCGGGCTCGCAGGCAGCAGGGCGTATCCAGACACGGACGAGAGTGGGAACGGCCGAACCGCGTCAGCGCTTGCACCGTTAACCAAATATCCACC comes from Rhodococcus oxybenzonivorans and encodes:
- a CDS encoding Rv1535 domain-containing protein, which codes for MAKTGIDVGADPIVSVVAQAFTPPLRELYALLVRAGVVEIID